Part of the Candidatus Saccharibacteria bacterium genome, AGTCATTAGTTACAGCTGCAACACCACGACCAGCGATACCGTTCATGTCTGAATATTTGATCATGCTGCCGTCTGAACTAACTGCCTCTACAACACCAACGTGTCCGGCACCATAGTTTTTGGTTTGAACAACTGCACCAACAGTAGGGGTTTTACTTACTGATACACCGGCACGGTTATCCCATGCTGATGCGTTACCACGGATCTTGTTAGCAACAGGGTTACCAAGATCAGCAGCACGTACGTCAGCCCACCATGTACATTGACCACCGTAGAACTTGTTAGGGCTCATACTCCACACGCTTCTACCGTTATATGTACCAGATGCAAGAACTGTGTAGTTACCGAAGTAGCCATAGCCAGTTCGTCCAACACCTGAATCAGTAGTGCTGGCGTTGTTAACAGCTGCGAAGTATCGTCGTACAGGTACAACAGGAGCTGGTTTTTCGCCGTCAGGAATAATAATAGTTTCACCAGCAACAAGGCCAGTTAACTCAGCGTCGTTAAAGGTAATAATTTCGTCAGCTTCAGCTTTGTATGTTTCGGCTAGCTTTTCAGCAGTATCGCCTTCTTTAACTTCGTACACAACACCGTTAACTGGGGGAATGGTAAGTTCTTTACCACTTGCAACAACATTACTTGTCATGTCGTTTGCCCACTTAATTGTGTCGGTTGAAACACCGTATTGTTCGGCAATATCGTCTAATGACTCACCGTTAGCAACAGTGTGCTTAGAAATGTCTTCGGTAGTTACGGCGTCGGTTTGTACAACCTGAGACTTAACAATGTGTGCAGTTTGGGCTTCATAACCAATTGACTCTTCGGTTTTAGCTTGTAGCTCTTCTGAGTCAGTACCAACAACATCGGCTAGTTCTGCAACCATTGCTGTAACGTATTGTTCGGTTATACCGTCAACAATCTCAACATTGGCGCTTTGAACGTCGGCGTTGAAAACAACCGGTTGTTCAGGAGTAGATGTGTTAGCAACAAGAAGACCAATCATACCACCAGCCAGCGTAAGCTTAGTGGCAACAGGAAGGGCTTTTTTACCAGCAGAAACAAGTCCAGAAATATACTTACTGGTTACTCTGTTTACTGATGTATTTGATTTCTTAGCTTTTGAGGTCTTTGATAATAATGTAATCTTATTATCTTTTGAATTGAATACGCGAAAATTTTTCGCAAGTACTTTGGTACTAATACCTCTGCTCCTTGGCCCGGTATCTCTACTGAGCCTACTACTTTGTCGCGTTATACGATTGCACGAGTCTTCGACCTTGTGATTAATTTCTTTGACTCTTATGCGACCTAGTAGGTCATCTAAGTAACTCTGCGTTAACTGCTAAGGGACAAATCTGAAACGTTCTTAGCCAGTTAGCTCCACCCGAGCACACTTGATGAACGAATAAATCTTACCATTACGCTCACCCCGGGTCAATAGGTTTTCACCCCTGTTATTGATCTGTTAAATGCGTTATTATGCAATACTTAAGCGTTTTGTGTCAAATATACAATTTAACAGATGTAGAATGAGCCTTTATTGCTACTTTTAAAAGTGTTGTAAAATTGTAGTTTTTACAGCTTACACAGTTCAATACAGTACTGATCAACGTCAGCTTGGTGCTCTTGGAAGGTGCGATTGAAGTAGGTATTACCGTCGTCTCCAGCTACAAAGTACAGAAAATCACCTTCTGCCGGGTCGGCTATAGCCTGTAGTGAACTGCGGCTAATTGCACCGATTGGCCCCGGAGGGAGCCCTGCATAAATTCGGGTGTTATATGGTGAATCGATCGAAACGCTGTCAGCAACACCCGCAAGCTGTGAGGCGTACCTAAATGTAGGGTCGGCCCCTAGCGGCATGCCAATTTCGAGCCGTCTTAAAAATACCTGTGCAACCTGTGGTCGATCACCACTAGCTGATGACACCTCTTGCTCGATAATAGACGCCAATATAATTGCTTCGTGTAGAGTTAACCCCTGTGACTCTATTCCAGCCCGTATAGCAGGGTCTTGTAAAACTTTAGCGGTTTCATCCAGTGCTAATCCCAATAACGCCTGTGGTGGCTGTAAATGGCCTGCAAGATAGGTGTCTGGGTATAAATAGCCTTCGAGCGTTGCGTCTTCTGGAGCATCTGCAAAAGCTGGGTGATCACTGTAATCAAGAGCCAGGGCTTGCTGAGCCTCGGCCTCGCTATAGCCAGCTGCAACAATTGCCGCTTCAACATCAAATATAGTAGAGGCCGGCACAATAGTTAGTTTTTTCTGTAACACCTTGCCTTCTACAAGACTAGAAAGTATCTCTTCCACAGATTGGCCGGAATTTAGCTCAAAAGCTCCCACTTGTAGCTTTAAATCGTTTTCAGCTTCAAAACGCAGATACCAGCGCATGGCATCGGCGCTGCGGATCAACCCCTGATCCTCCAGTTTAGTTGCCACTGCCGAAAACGTATCACCCTTTTCAACGATAAATATCTCGGTCTGGGGATTGTTATGGTCGACAGGCTCGAGGTCCGTTTTGTACGATGAGTACTGTGAATAGCCTACTACAGCCCCAATAATCGCCACTACAACAAACACCATTAGGGTAATTTTTAACCATTTACGTGGTTTTTTTGCTGGTTGGTCCGCTACAAATAGAGGTTTTTTCGATGAAAACACTGTGGCCTCCTAGGCTCTTTCTAAATAATCTTGCAGTATTATAGCCGCTGCCCACGCGTCTTTGTCGGCTTTTGTCGCGCCCTTGGCGTAAGCTCTTTCGGTCGAGCTGGTTTCGTCCTGGAAAACGGTCTGAATTGAATGCTTTTCCAATACTCGCTGAAAGTCACGCACAACCTTAGTTTGATCGGTGTCTTCAGCGCTTAAATTCCGCGGCAACCCCAAGACAACTGTCGAGATTTTTTCCTCATCAATAATTTTTTGTAGTTTTGTGACCGTTTCATCGTCATTGTCGATCGTACTCAGTGGATAGGCGATTTTTACTCCACTGCGAGCAATAGCCAGCCCAATATGTTTTAGCCCGTGGTCAATCCCTAATATGTTCACTCGGTGGGGTTCTCGGTTTCTGCGTCAGAAGAGGATTCATCCTGCTCAGCCTCATCTGTATCTGTTTGATCATCCTCTAAGCCAACTATTTCAATAGCTATGTTTATTTTGTCAGCACGTTTTGGCATGCCTGACGCCCAGAACGGTGACAACTCAATTTCGGCTTTTAAAATTCCGTCCAAGCCTTCGGCATAGCTAATTGCCTCGGTGTAGCCCAGTCCTTTAAGTTGTTCTTGAAGGGACGGAATGTCTATATTTGGCCCAGCAGTGGCCGTAACTTTTATTTGCATACTTGCGACCTCTGTAGAGACATCAAGGAGTGCGTAAATAACAGAATCAATTCCAGTATCAACCACTGTTTGTTGCTCGCTTAACTTAACCGTGACTTTATTGCTTAAAAATTCTTCGTACACCGACCGTTCAACGGCATACACCGAATAAACTGCCGTTCGCTTAATTGTGACGTTGTCGGCCTCGTCGCCAGGATTATGCGATACAACATCGTTTTCATTATCGGTAGAGATCGTTTTTTCCAGCAGCACAACATCACCTTCAAACTGAGTTGAAAGTTCATTGGTAAGTTCGCTTATGTCGTCATCTGTTAATTTGTCGCGGGCTGTTTGTATGTCGTCTTCGGTGACGGTGCGAATAATATCGTTAGTTCCACCGCTCATAGCGTCACCATTTATAAGGAGATTGTCGTTTTGGTCGGTGGAGAAATTGACAATTGTGTACGGGTCACCATCAAAATCATTGCTAGAAGTTCCGGCGATGTTGTAGTTGTCGCCGGCTTGTTCGGCAATAACCTCGACAGAAGCTGTTCCTGGCTCGTCGCAGGTAGCACTAAAAAAGACTACGTCAAAATCACCACCAGGCACCGTTACTTTTTTAGTAGTTTTATATATTAAGCCAGATGAATGTTGAATGCGTGTACCTGCAGACAAAGTGAACGAATTAGACTGCATGCAGTTTTCGATAGTGATTTCACCGGTAGCCTGCTCGCCTATGTTTTTTTCTCCAGTTGTTGGTGCGCTTACTTCTTGAGTGGCTTCTACCGACTTACGCTGAGCTGGAATTATGTTTGAGGTTAGATCAATTTCACTAACACTAGTAGAAAAGCGAACTTCTTCGTCCAAGATTATTGAGCTGGTTTGACCGCGAAGGCTAACCTGCGCTTCAGGTACGTTATTTACAGCCCACGCGCCGCCGCCAAAAATCAATACAATCGCCAATAATCCTAAAATCACTCGTTTTCTGAATTGCTCAAAATTAGGCAGTTGTTTCTCTTTTTTAATTGGCTTGAGTTTTTTAAATTTCTCTTTCAAAGACAGTTTTTCAGTTGTTTCTGTGTCGGCTTCGTCTATTTGTTCAACCTCTTCGTCATCTTGTTGGTCAGTTGCTCTGTTTTTCGCTGTTTTCTTAGGTGCTGCAGTACTGGCTTTTTCGCTAGTTGAAACAGTTTTTTCTTGTATCACTTCTTTTGACACTTCAACTTCACTGGCCTCAATCACATCACTTGGAAGGTCAACGCTATTTGTAGTCGCCGGAACCTCTGGTTGAGTTGTTAGATTTTTAGCAACATATACGCCCAAGCCACCCGCTAGATTACGCAATGTTTCATCGGTAGTTATAAGTACAAGTTGCTTCTTATTAGTTTCACTGGCTTTTTTAAGGAGCTTTAAGTTAACGACACTGGCCAGCATACTGGAACGTTTAGGTGGCACAAGGGCAACAATCTTACTCTTTGACTTCTTAAACTTAGAAATCGCAGAAGTAATGTCGTCTTCAATATCGAGATAAATTACATCTTTCATTTAAACCCTTAACAGTGCATTTAATTTGTCGCGCCACGTCTGATTAGTGTCTGTGGTCTGCAAAGTATCATACCCGATTTTCAGTAATCCCATAGCCGTAATCATGGTGTGGTCTTTTACTTGCCCAGTTGCATCAACAACATCAGTAACTTCATCTGGATTAATAAGCTTTACCACAGGTTGGCGCGTAAACGGCAGGTCATTGTGCCAA contains:
- a CDS encoding LysM peptidoglycan-binding domain-containing protein; translation: MIGLLVANTSTPEQPVVFNADVQSANVEIVDGITEQYVTAMVAELADVVGTDSEELQAKTEESIGYEAQTAHIVKSQVVQTDAVTTEDISKHTVANGESLDDIAEQYGVSTDTIKWANDMTSNVVASGKELTIPPVNGVVYEVKEGDTAEKLAETYKAEADEIITFNDAELTGLVAGETIIIPDGEKPAPVVPVRRYFAAVNNASTTDSGVGRTGYGYFGNYTVLASGTYNGRSVWSMSPNKFYGGQCTWWADVRAADLGNPVANKIRGNASAWDNRAGVSVSKTPTVGAVVQTKNYGAGHVGVVEAVSSDGSMIKYSDMNGIAGRGVAAVTNDWVAVQSHWNFLR
- the mltG gene encoding endolytic transglycosylase MltG; its protein translation is MFSSKKPLFVADQPAKKPRKWLKITLMVFVVVAIIGAVVGYSQYSSYKTDLEPVDHNNPQTEIFIVEKGDTFSAVATKLEDQGLIRSADAMRWYLRFEAENDLKLQVGAFELNSGQSVEEILSSLVEGKVLQKKLTIVPASTIFDVEAAIVAAGYSEAEAQQALALDYSDHPAFADAPEDATLEGYLYPDTYLAGHLQPPQALLGLALDETAKVLQDPAIRAGIESQGLTLHEAIILASIIEQEVSSASGDRPQVAQVFLRRLEIGMPLGADPTFRYASQLAGVADSVSIDSPYNTRIYAGLPPGPIGAISRSSLQAIADPAEGDFLYFVAGDDGNTYFNRTFQEHQADVDQYCIELCKL
- the ruvX gene encoding Holliday junction resolvase RuvX, producing the protein MNILGIDHGLKHIGLAIARSGVKIAYPLSTIDNDDETVTKLQKIIDEEKISTVVLGLPRNLSAEDTDQTKVVRDFQRVLEKHSIQTVFQDETSSTERAYAKGATKADKDAWAAAIILQDYLERA